In Gossypium arboreum isolate Shixiya-1 chromosome 5, ASM2569848v2, whole genome shotgun sequence, a single genomic region encodes these proteins:
- the LOC108452543 gene encoding uncharacterized protein LOC108452543, whose protein sequence is MACPPTHKVVKGELKNGSDDCLASLMYSNYQGAPVTIKKDSLPTPFAQNMMVDGLYGGLVYDVVRVKWIILWTTDCKVATKIIPTENHIVWEDIVSILQPYNSSDILPLSCGGAFSSEAHIHANADGSLNLTAQIMWSGCN, encoded by the exons ATGGCTTGTCCTCCAACTCATAAAGTGGTAAAAGGTGAGCTTAAGAATGGTTCTGATGACTGCCTTGCGAGCTTGATGTATTCGAATTACCAAGGTGCTCCGGTAACGATTAAAAAAGATTCATTACCCACTCCATTTGCGCAGAATATGATGGTCGACGGTCTGTACGGAGGCCTGGTGTATGATGTTGTTAGGGTTAAGTGGATTATTCTTTGGACCACTGATTGTAAG GTGGCTACTAAGATCATTCCGACCGAAAACCATATTGTTTGGGAGGATATAGTGAGCATCCTTCAGCCCTACAATAGCTCTGACATCTTGCCCTTATCATGTGGGGGTGCATTTTCCTCCGAAGCTCATATCCATGCAAATGCAGATGGATCTCTAAACCTGACAGCACAAATCATGTGGAGCGGTTGCAATTAA